From the genome of uncultured Cohaesibacter sp., one region includes:
- the clpA gene encoding ATP-dependent Clp protease ATP-binding subunit ClpA, whose product MPSFSNSLEIALHKALMAANERSQEYATLEHLLLALVDDSDAAAVMRACGVDLRLLESNLLDYIDNELSNLVQEKGEDAKPTAGFQRVIQRAVIHVQSSGREEVTGANVLVAIFAERESHAAFFLHDQEMTRYDAVNYISHGIAKAPGMSEGVSPSGVEEEDDEEFGVEGEEEDGGKTEALKAYAVNLNEKALDGKIDVLVGRDAEIHRTIQVLCRRSKNNPLFVGDPGVGKTAIAEGLAKRIVEDKVPDVLKGATIFSLDMGTLLAGTRYRGDFEERLKRVIKEIEEFDGAILFIDEIHTVIGAGATSGGAMDASNLLKPSLASGNLRCMGSTTYKEYRQFFEKDRALVRRFQKIDVNEPSIPDAIDILKGLKPYFEDYHSVKFSNDAIKSAVELSARYIHDRKLPDKAIDVIDETGAAQQLLPASRRRKSITVKEVEATIATMARIPPKTVSKDDKEVLASLEINLKRMVYGQDQAIDALTSQIKLARAGLREPEKPIGNYLFSGPTGVGKTEVARQLAELLGVELLRFDMSEYMERHTISRLIGAPPGYVGFDQGGLLTDGVDQHPHCVLLLDEVEKAHPDLYNILLQVMDHGKLTDHNGKQVDFRNVILIMTTNAGATEMDKPAMGFTQVARSGDDEEAINKLFTPEFRNRLDAVIPFGSLPTEVVHQVVRKFVMQLEAQLADRGVTFELTDAATAWLAKKGYDPKMGARPLGRVIQEHIKRPLAEEILFGKLVNGGTVRVDIDLDNMEKLFLTVIEEPPVVPKKPKSSKAEKADETKAASEETQTPPKKRKPRASTKKSSVPRVAKVEKK is encoded by the coding sequence GTGCCGTCATTTTCTAACAGTTTGGAAATCGCCCTGCACAAAGCCCTGATGGCCGCCAACGAGCGGTCTCAGGAGTATGCAACACTCGAGCATTTGTTGCTGGCGCTTGTCGATGATAGCGATGCCGCAGCAGTGATGCGCGCGTGTGGGGTCGATTTGCGTCTGTTGGAAAGCAACCTGCTCGATTATATCGACAATGAACTCTCCAATCTCGTTCAGGAGAAGGGAGAGGACGCCAAACCGACGGCCGGTTTCCAGCGGGTTATCCAGCGGGCGGTGATTCACGTCCAGTCCTCGGGCCGCGAGGAAGTGACCGGGGCCAATGTTCTGGTTGCGATCTTTGCTGAACGAGAAAGCCATGCGGCCTTCTTCCTGCATGATCAGGAAATGACCCGGTATGACGCCGTGAACTACATTTCTCACGGAATCGCCAAGGCTCCGGGCATGTCCGAGGGCGTCTCTCCCAGCGGTGTGGAAGAAGAGGACGACGAGGAGTTCGGTGTTGAGGGAGAAGAAGAGGACGGCGGCAAAACCGAAGCCCTCAAGGCCTATGCGGTCAACCTCAACGAGAAGGCTCTCGATGGCAAGATCGATGTGCTTGTCGGGCGTGACGCAGAAATCCATCGGACGATTCAGGTGCTCTGCCGCCGGTCCAAGAACAACCCGTTGTTCGTTGGCGATCCGGGGGTCGGCAAGACCGCCATCGCCGAAGGTCTGGCCAAACGCATTGTCGAGGACAAGGTGCCAGATGTCCTGAAGGGCGCGACGATCTTCTCGCTCGACATGGGGACGCTGCTGGCGGGTACCCGCTATCGTGGTGACTTCGAAGAGCGTCTAAAACGCGTCATCAAGGAAATCGAAGAGTTCGACGGAGCGATCCTGTTTATCGACGAGATCCACACGGTGATCGGTGCTGGTGCGACGTCTGGCGGTGCGATGGATGCATCGAACCTGCTCAAGCCGTCTCTCGCTTCAGGCAACCTCAGATGCATGGGCTCGACGACTTATAAAGAATATCGCCAGTTCTTCGAGAAGGACCGGGCCTTGGTGCGTCGGTTCCAGAAGATTGACGTCAACGAGCCGTCCATTCCGGATGCCATTGATATCCTCAAAGGCCTCAAGCCCTATTTCGAGGATTATCACAGCGTGAAATTCTCTAACGACGCGATCAAGTCGGCGGTGGAGCTTTCCGCGCGTTATATCCATGACCGCAAGCTTCCTGACAAGGCGATCGACGTGATCGACGAGACCGGTGCGGCTCAGCAATTGCTGCCTGCCTCCCGTCGCCGCAAGAGCATCACGGTCAAGGAAGTGGAAGCCACCATCGCGACGATGGCCCGCATCCCGCCGAAAACCGTGTCCAAGGACGACAAGGAGGTTCTTGCTAGCCTCGAAATCAACCTCAAGCGCATGGTCTATGGTCAGGATCAGGCAATCGATGCCCTGACGAGCCAGATCAAGCTGGCCCGAGCCGGCCTGCGCGAGCCTGAGAAGCCGATCGGCAACTATCTCTTCTCCGGCCCAACCGGGGTGGGCAAGACCGAGGTTGCTCGGCAGCTCGCCGAGCTGCTTGGTGTGGAATTGCTGCGGTTCGACATGTCCGAATATATGGAACGTCACACGATTTCGCGTCTGATCGGTGCGCCTCCGGGCTATGTCGGCTTTGATCAGGGCGGTCTTCTGACCGATGGTGTCGACCAGCATCCCCATTGTGTGCTGCTGCTTGATGAGGTGGAGAAAGCCCATCCGGATCTCTACAACATCCTGTTGCAGGTGATGGACCACGGCAAGCTGACCGACCACAACGGCAAGCAGGTCGATTTCCGCAATGTCATCCTGATCATGACCACCAACGCAGGCGCAACCGAAATGGACAAGCCTGCCATGGGCTTCACCCAGGTTGCCCGCTCCGGTGATGACGAGGAAGCGATCAACAAACTGTTCACGCCGGAATTCCGTAACAGGCTTGATGCGGTCATCCCGTTCGGCTCTCTGCCGACCGAGGTGGTTCATCAGGTGGTTCGCAAGTTCGTCATGCAGCTTGAGGCCCAACTGGCTGATCGCGGCGTGACCTTCGAGCTGACGGATGCCGCGACTGCGTGGCTTGCCAAGAAGGGTTATGATCCGAAAATGGGTGCGCGTCCGCTTGGCCGTGTCATTCAGGAGCATATCAAACGGCCGTTGGCCGAGGAGATCCTGTTCGGCAAGCTCGTCAATGGCGGTACTGTTCGGGTCGATATCGACCTCGACAATATGGAAAAACTGTTCCTGACTGTGATCGAGGAACCGCCGGTGGTGCCGAAGAAGCCAAAGTCTTCCAAGGCCGAGAAGGCTGATGAGACCAAGGCTGCGTCGGAGGAAACCCAAACGCCTCCGAAGAAACGCAAGCCGCGGGCTTCAACGAAAAAGTCTTCGGTGCCACGCGTTGCCAAGGTCGAAAAGAAATGA
- a CDS encoding TrkH family potassium uptake protein has protein sequence MLSALGILIAALGGLMFVPAIIDLAIFNEDWQTFVGGGSVSVAFGVALFLAMRGQEGEWTIRKSIMFVNGIWISISLFASLPLYFSSLNLSFVDAFFETVSGLTTTGSTVLSGLDSMAPGLLFWRSFMQWIGGLGIVAISVTILPMIGPGGQRLFFLESSEQSDNPYPRIREFAAKIAMVYSALTLACALSYYLLGMTSFEAINHAMTTLSTGGYSTSDNSMAHFNSLGILLAASLFMFLGGMPFLYMIRFFATDRPKDPQISLYFRGVIIATLLIYFFKQALSPGGSVEDLVVSLFDVISIVTTTGFGAGDYQTWGPLFGVFFFILTFFGGCSGSTAGGLKQFRFVVSWLVIKEAAAKLVYPNRAVPMRYGVRVVDNAMAASTLSLVFLFFATFILFAILLQMTGLDFVTAISASATAVANVGPGLGDIIGPAGNFSTLPDAAKWLLAIEMILGRLEILSGLALFTHSFWRW, from the coding sequence GTGCTCTCGGCACTTGGGATTCTGATTGCTGCTCTTGGCGGGTTGATGTTTGTTCCTGCCATCATCGATCTGGCGATTTTCAATGAGGACTGGCAAACCTTCGTGGGCGGCGGTTCCGTGTCTGTCGCCTTCGGTGTTGCGCTGTTTCTGGCCATGCGTGGGCAGGAAGGCGAGTGGACGATCCGCAAGTCGATCATGTTCGTCAACGGCATCTGGATCTCGATCAGCCTGTTTGCGTCGCTGCCACTCTATTTCTCCTCTCTCAACCTTAGCTTTGTCGATGCCTTCTTCGAGACCGTCTCGGGGCTGACGACGACCGGCTCGACGGTGCTTAGTGGCCTTGACAGCATGGCGCCGGGGTTGCTGTTCTGGCGATCCTTCATGCAATGGATCGGCGGTCTCGGGATCGTTGCCATCAGTGTGACCATTCTGCCAATGATCGGGCCGGGCGGGCAGAGGCTGTTCTTTCTGGAATCCTCCGAACAGAGCGACAATCCCTATCCCCGTATTCGCGAGTTTGCGGCCAAGATCGCCATGGTCTATTCGGCCCTGACGCTTGCCTGTGCGCTTTCCTACTATCTTCTCGGGATGACGTCGTTCGAAGCGATCAACCATGCCATGACGACCCTGTCGACAGGCGGTTATTCCACCTCGGACAATTCGATGGCGCATTTCAACAGTCTCGGCATCCTTCTGGCAGCATCGCTGTTCATGTTCCTCGGTGGCATGCCGTTCCTCTACATGATCCGATTCTTCGCGACGGATCGGCCGAAGGATCCGCAGATTTCGCTCTACTTCCGTGGCGTGATTATCGCGACACTGCTGATCTATTTCTTCAAGCAGGCCTTGTCGCCGGGGGGAAGCGTCGAGGATCTCGTGGTCAGCCTGTTCGATGTGATCTCGATTGTCACGACCACCGGGTTCGGGGCCGGGGACTATCAGACATGGGGACCGCTGTTCGGCGTTTTCTTCTTCATCCTCACCTTCTTTGGAGGATGCTCCGGCTCTACGGCGGGCGGGTTGAAGCAGTTCCGTTTCGTGGTCTCGTGGCTGGTGATCAAGGAAGCCGCTGCCAAACTTGTCTATCCCAACCGTGCCGTGCCGATGCGCTACGGGGTGAGGGTGGTCGACAATGCCATGGCTGCCTCGACGCTCAGTCTCGTGTTCCTGTTCTTTGCGACCTTCATCTTGTTCGCAATTTTGTTGCAGATGACCGGGCTCGATTTCGTCACCGCGATTTCGGCTTCCGCGACGGCCGTTGCGAATGTGGGGCCGGGGCTTGGCGACATCATAGGCCCGGCGGGCAATTTCTCGACCTTGCCCGATGCCGCAAAATGGCTGCTTGCCATTGAGATGATTCTCGGGCGGCTGGAGATTCTGTCAGGGCTGGCGCTCTTTACCCATTCCTTCTGGCGCTGGTAG
- a CDS encoding AzlC family ABC transporter permease translates to MSDQHSPSPDPEAEPEDQVSSLVWYGRGMRQLISTPALVLMVSFTGFGGFARESGIDVLHAMFMTLAIWALPSAVVLVGGVAAGAGLLTIAISVALASVRMMPMMVALVPVLRDKTTPKWQLYFLSHYIAITSWVFGMSKLWDIPRKGRVPFFAGFAVSLSLINVCITGIGYEIAGAVPPVVAAALFMTTPLYFMLTLPSAARMLSDRLALVIGFALGPLFAVLMPGVDLLLTGVIGGFLAYGIGYVKRKRL, encoded by the coding sequence ATGTCAGACCAACATTCCCCTTCTCCCGATCCGGAAGCCGAACCGGAGGATCAAGTCTCCTCTCTGGTCTGGTATGGCCGTGGCATGCGCCAGCTGATCTCGACTCCGGCGCTGGTGTTGATGGTGTCCTTCACCGGCTTTGGCGGATTTGCGCGTGAGAGCGGGATCGATGTTCTGCATGCGATGTTCATGACGCTGGCGATCTGGGCCCTGCCGAGCGCTGTGGTGCTTGTGGGGGGCGTTGCTGCGGGAGCAGGACTGCTTACCATTGCCATCTCCGTAGCCCTCGCATCGGTGCGCATGATGCCGATGATGGTGGCGCTCGTGCCGGTGCTGCGGGACAAGACAACGCCGAAATGGCAGCTCTATTTTCTCTCCCACTATATCGCGATCACCTCATGGGTATTCGGCATGAGCAAGCTTTGGGACATTCCGCGGAAAGGACGCGTTCCCTTCTTTGCCGGTTTTGCGGTCAGCCTTAGTCTGATCAATGTCTGCATTACCGGGATTGGCTACGAGATTGCCGGGGCTGTGCCGCCGGTCGTGGCGGCGGCCCTGTTCATGACGACGCCGCTCTATTTCATGCTCACGCTGCCGAGTGCCGCCCGCATGCTGTCGGATCGTCTGGCTCTGGTGATCGGGTTCGCTCTCGGGCCGCTGTTTGCTGTTCTGATGCCGGGCGTTGATCTGCTGCTCACCGGAGTGATTGGAGGGTTTCTGGCCTATGGCATCGGCTATGTGAAGAGGAAACGGCTGTGA
- a CDS encoding AzlD domain-containing protein, whose product MNLTFDAIDASWWPYLFILLVGFLPTDIWRWLGVSFAGRLRDDSEWILLARAVANALVAGVIMRLILFPTGALVEIPIWIRLIAVGLATGLYFGLYHNLFLAVLTGGVSLACLSLLFGVSFSG is encoded by the coding sequence GTGAACCTGACCTTTGACGCTATAGATGCCAGTTGGTGGCCCTATCTGTTCATCCTGCTGGTCGGGTTCCTGCCCACCGATATCTGGCGCTGGCTCGGGGTCAGTTTTGCGGGGCGCCTGAGGGATGACAGCGAGTGGATCCTGCTTGCGCGGGCCGTTGCCAACGCGCTGGTCGCCGGTGTGATCATGCGGCTCATCCTGTTTCCCACCGGGGCGCTTGTCGAAATCCCCATATGGATCCGCCTGATTGCTGTCGGGCTGGCAACCGGTCTCTATTTCGGTCTTTATCACAATCTGTTTCTGGCGGTTCTGACCGGTGGCGTCAGTCTTGCCTGTCTGTCGCTGCTGTTCGGTGTCAGCTTTTCGGGCTGA